The Phyllopteryx taeniolatus isolate TA_2022b chromosome 11, UOR_Ptae_1.2, whole genome shotgun sequence genome includes the window ggtcctcggttcaaatccggccttcctgtgtggcgtttgcatgttttccctgtgcttgcgtgggttttcaccgggtactccagtttccatctacattacaaaaacatgcaagataggttaattgaagactaaattgtcagtaggtgtgaacgtgggagcgaatggttgtttgtttatatgtgctcttcaattgactgacgaccagttcagggtgtatcccgcctcttacccagagtcagcttggataggctccagcacacccatgaccctagtgaggatgagcggttcacagaatggatggatggatatattaaaTTCCCTATTAAGAGGCAACCTTCAATTTTGTCAATTTCTGGTTTATTTACATTCATTCTCACGGAAAGGTTCCAACTTTTAAAATTGCTGCAATTTTGCAGCTCTTAATAGTcatatgaataataaatatatttcatgGGGTAAATATATTGCagtaaaaaaacataataaaatccCATTCTTGCAGATTCAGCCCTATGCTGTTGAATAACATGACGCAGGTTATATGTCAACTGTGGGGGAATTCGCCCAGCAAGGTGGATCTGTGGACACTCCAGTCCTCTCAAGTGAAAGTGGAGGTCCTTACACTCGGTGCCATCATCAGGTCTGTTTGGACCAAGGGGAAAGACGGTGAGATGGAAGATGTAGTGTTGGGTTATGATGACCTGCAAGGTAAGCAGTAGGCCTATATCAgtgttgatttgtatttttgtgtttgtgcattaCTAAATTAACATGTTTTAAAGCAAGTATGACTAACTGAATTGCATGACATaagtagcacatctgcctcctgTTGCCAGGTTATGTGTCAGACAAGCGGTACTTTGGAGCTGTGGTGGGCCGCGTAGCCAACAGGATTGCGCAAGGATGTTTTATAGCAGATGGAAAGACATATCGATTAGATATCAACAATGGACCTAATTCCCTGCATGGAGGGCTGCATGGCTTCAATAAGGTAAGACAAAATAGAAATTACATGAATCACTCCGTTTTGGTCTGTTCATGCAGGTCTGTCGTGGAGGCAGCAATAAAAATGGATGTTGAAAGTTGTCAATGTTTATTGTAAAGATTATCCTACTATTTTACTTCATGAATAACATTTATCCATTATAAATTCAGTATTTGCAAGACCCCAcgaaatgtaataataattttacataaaCGTATAGTAATTTTCTTGATACTCAAAGACGCTTTGCAATTGCACGCACTATTCATTCACTCCGCAGCCACACcgtggtggtggtaagctacttgtgtagcgaCAGCTGCCCttgggcagtctgacggaagcgtggctaccattctgcgcctaccgtccatccgaccaccaccaaacatccaaccacattcgtTCATGGGCAATGTGGGATAactgtcttgcccagggacacaacgatGACATGGACGTAGATACGAACCGGCGaccatttttttaacatgaaggtcctttttaaggtcatgccactgcatttcaatctgatTCAAGTGTGGAGTTTGAGtgaatggtgatttcatttataaaggggagggaaaaaaactattcagtgaCCTGGCCCGGTGTGAAAAAGTAACTACCCCacctgttaaatcatgaattaattgtggctaatcacaatttttggttaattttcactgatcacacacaagcctgattacctccagacttgTTCAATCAACAAATCACAAACAGAATCtttcccgacaaaatcaagtcggacaaaagatctaaaaacgCCACAATGAAATGACAGGATCCACAGAAATTCctgaacagtcgagaaataaagtaattgatatCAGTccggaaagggttacaaaagccatttctaaagctttaacATTTCAGCAAACCATAGGAAgaaccattatcctcacatggagaaaacatgcaacagtggtgaaccttcccaggagtggccggcctataaagattaccccaaaagaacagcaatgactcatccaggagtccagaaaggaactcaggacaacctCTAAAGAACTACAGgtctcagttaaggtcagtgttcatgacacaacaatgagGAAGAGACGGGGCAAAAATATCATTATGGCAGAGTTACAAAGCGAAaatcactgctgaccaaaaagaacataaaggctcgtcttacttctgcaaaaaaacatctgaatgactTTTGGAagatattatatggactgacgaaaTGAAAGTTGAGCTGTTTGGAAGGTGTCtctctcattacatctggcgtaaatgtagcacagcatttcaaaaaaagaacatcataccaacagtcaaacagtggtggtagtgtgatagtCTTGGCCTGCTTTGTccattcaggacctggacaacttgctgtgattgatggaaccgtgaattctgctcttaaacagaaaatcctgaaggagaatgttcagccatcagtttgacctcaacctgaagcacacttgggttctgcagcaggataacgatccaaaacacaccagcaagtcaacttctgaatggcttaaaaaaattggagtggcctagtcaaactCCAGACgagaatccaattgaaatgcagtggcgtgaccttaaaaaggccgttcatactcgaaaaccctccatttttgctgaattcaaacaattctgcaagcaagagtgggccaaaatatcaactcattgccagttatagaaaacacttaatttcagttgttgctgctgaggatacctcaaccagttattaggtttaggggaccATTACgctttcacacagggccaggtaactttgaatatttcttttccttaacaaatgaaatcatcattttaaaacagcattttaagttgacttgtgttttatttgtctgGTAGTTACGTCTGTTTTATGATCTTAaaaattaaagtggggaaactatctaaaaatataagaatttgagaaggaggccaatactttttcatggcactggaAATACATGTGAATGTACGTTAACATGAACTTCctataattttaaattaataaataaacaactcaaCATTGTGACTGATCTTATTGGAGATGTTCTGACATCTCTGACACAAAAACGCCAGCTTGCACCCAGTCTGTCTTTGTGTTGTGATTTGATGAAGTAATTCCCTGTAACGTTTACATTTTGCCTCAATCTATTGCTGTAAAATCAAATCCCGTCAAGAATTCATcgtaaatattttcttttttttctactttgatTCTGTGTTTAGGCTATTTGGATTGCTACAGCAGTGGAAGGTggtgtgaaaatgtgtcttaCCAGTCCAGATGGAGACCAGGGCTACCCTGGAGAGATGCAGGTCTCTGTTACCTACACCTTGCAGGTAAACAAactttacagtggtacctcgcaGTACAACCACAAACTCCTCCACTCCAAGAATCGACATATTGCAAGAAATTGAACTACAAATCGGTCAAATTTGCAGTTAGTTGTGGGCATATCTTGCCACctgacaatttgaaatgacaacaGTTTGAATTCAATGATGAATTGAATTTAATTGATGcatctatgattttttttttcttactctgTGACTACTTACCGAACTActttcaaaaacacattttgtaatcacatcattttcattattcaaataaatgacagatatatttattttcattatcttTCATTTAAAGGTGAAGTAAACAGTTAGGagggaaaaaactattttttgtcaTGTATGTTAAAATTCTCTGCATGTCCAGACagtgaaatattatttaaattatgcaGGGGTgttaaacaaatttttgtcacgggccacatttcagttttttgtttttaatcaatctgcaaaaatttcaacagttccatttttttctgtcaaatatggggtgatgtgtgtacattaatgaggggaaaaaatgaaattacatgATTTTAGgacatggctgcaatataacaaagagtgaaaaatgtaaggcggtttgaatactttccgtacccactgtagttaCAATGTCCCTCTGATGGCTGTTATCactggaaataaatgtttaattggctCGTCATATTgcctatacatccatccatccattttctgagccgcttctcctcactagggtcgcgggtgtgctggagcctatcccagctgtcatcgggcaggaggcggtgtacaccctgaactggttgccagccaatcgcaggcacatacaaacaaacaacattcgcactcacattcacacctacgggcaatttagagtccccaattaatgcatgtttttgggatgtgggaggaaaccggagtgtctggagaaaacccacgcaggcacggggaaaacatgcaaactccacacaggcgggactggggattgaaccccgctcctcagaactgtgaggctgacgctataaccagtcatccaccatgccgcctagtGCCTATACAGATACAACGAATTGATGACTAACTCATTTTGCAAGCAGAAAGCTATTTTTCAAGTTACTCTGAaaatgggtttggtaacaaaaatgcttttgcaACAGCTCAGCATATTTTACATATGGCACTTTGGACATTTTGGTAcaatttttagcaagaatcagGGTAGTTGAGACAATTTGCTTTCACCTGTGATTTACAGTTtctaaaaatatgtttgtgtgtaaatgcgtGTGTACAAATCATGTGACTACTATACAATGCATAGCGTACCTCCCAGAGATGTACTCGACCAGGTTCACGAGTAGCCGTGCTCTCCTCTTGGGAACTCATCAGCAAAGGATATAAATTCACCGGAGAGTGCCTCTATACTACAATGTGGGGTATTGATATTTATCACTTTTATCAAAGCTACTTGTTGCTAAACAGGGCTAATAATGAATGACATTTAACATTCATGCTAATAATTTTCTAACTATAATGCCACATTAGTTTGTCACACGTACAGtatgacaattttattttttaacttactgGTGAACAAGACATGCTAAAAATGGCAAAGTTGCTTGTACAAGGTGACCACAGGAAAGCCAGCTGGTGAGTTGCGCTTGTACGCCTGTGAGGGGCGTGGATTCGGCCGCCCGGGAGGGGCGTGGATTCGAACAGAGGGGAGGGCGAGGGagtagtgaagtgaggctacatccAAATCTTGTTGGCAGTTTCAACACCACACACTGCACCTTTAAACAGAGTGGTAGAATGACGAGTTTTTCATGTTAcccagtggcggcacggtggtcgactggatagagcgtcagcctcacagttctgaggacccgggttcaatccccgggccccgcctgtgtggagtttgcatgttctccccgtgcctgcgtgggttttctccgggcactccggtttcctcccacatcccaaaaacatgcattaattggagactctaaattgcccgtaggcatgactgtgagtgtgaatggttgtttgtttctatgtgccctgcaattggctggcaaccagttcagggtgtaccccgcctcctacccgatgacagctgggataggctccagcacgcccgcgaccctagtgaggagaagcggctcagaaaatggatggatggatggatgttacccagtgatatttttgttttctattcaGGAGGAAACACTGACTGTAGAGTATCAAGCGCAGTCTTCCAAAACAACACCAATCAACCTCACGAACCATTCCTATTTCAACCTTGCTGGACAGGTAAAAGACATATAAGAAGACTTGCGTCAAATTTGTCCTACTTTGAAAGTGTTTTGGTCTTTCTTGGGGACTTGGGGACTTCTTGGGGTTTGAGGTTGGTGGATATATTGCAAgttattttgttggcaaatttaaaTTCCACGTGTGTTAGTGTTACTTTTGTATTCATAAAAATAGTAAGTAATACAGgtcaggtacatctcaataaattagaatagtgtcaaaagcgtAATTTACTTAGGTAgtttaattcaaaaagtgaaactcagaaATGctctacacacactcagagtgaaatactattatattaaatatttttttatccatatgtataattttgttgATTATAGCTTGCAGCAAACGAAGACCTAAAGTAttagtactgaaataaattgacttttcaaccatattcaaatttattgagatgtacataTCAGAGTTATTCCTTTCAGGATGTGCTGTACAGTTCAGTACCATACAATGCATTATATCAGTGGTCCACAAAAGCTGCGCGTGTCAATTGACACGTCGaaactgcacagaacgcttcagttaccggtgtatatatatatatatatatatatatatatatatatatatatatatatacatatacatatatatgtatatatatatatatacatatacatacatatgtatatatatatatatgtatatatatatgtatacatatatatgtatatatgtgtatgtatgtatatatatgtatgtatgtatgtatgtatatatatgtatatatgtatatatatatatacatacatatatacatatatatatatatatatatatatatatatatatgtgtatatatgtatatatgtatgtatgtatatatatatatatatatatatatatatatatatatatatgtgtgtatgtatgtatatatatatgtgtgtatgtatgtatatatatttatgtatatatatatgtatgtgtgtatatatatatatgtatgtgtgtatatatatgtatgtatatatatatatatatgtatgtatatatatatatgtatgtatgtatatatatatatgtatgtatatatttatatgtatgtatatatatatatatatatgtatgtatgtgtgtatgtatatatatatatatatgtatgtgtgtatgtatgtatatatatatatatatgtatgtgtgtgtgtatgtatatatatatatatatatatatatatatgtatgtgtgtatatatatatatatatatgtatgtgtgtatgtatatatatatatatgtatgtgtgtatgNNNNNNNNNNNNNNNNNNNNATATATGGCCAGATGTCATATATATAATAGCTACGACTACTGTCTAACGCTGCTTTTGACGAgtgagtggtttttttttttcacctgacaCCAACCAATCCGCGGACCTCGTGTGCCGAACCGTGGAAAGGTATCCCTACAGATTATGTATCAAAGATGATCCGTTGGACCACTAGTGTCTTTGGGTTCTCTGAAAGGCGCTTGAAATAAAATCTGGTGTTGTTTATATTATTAAATCATTTTCTCTGAGAGCCTTAACTCTGGAGCCCATGCACTTGaccaatttttgtattttttaagttaTGTTTCATGTTTATGTACAGGCTGCAGATAATGTCTATGACCATGAAGTGTCCATCACTGCTCATTCCTTCTTGCCAGTGGATGGCACATCTATCCCCACAGGTGAAACTATTTAATAGGTGTCTCTAAAAGGTAAAACAGGATTTCTTGCAGATTATAGGCAATAAGCAAATGACCAAGCTCAATAGTTACTTATATTTTATCCCAAATTTGAACAGTTTCAATCTGACAACCCTGGACAAGCAAGGCTGAACAAATAAATTAACTGAGTGTATATGAATGGATGTATATTGAAAGTGATCTATGACTGTTGTACTGTACAAACATCGTTTACTCTTCTCCTAGTTCTTTCATTTCGATTGACTATTCAGAAAGCAACATATGTTTCTGTTTCACCTACAGGAGAAATCAAAGCAGTGGATGGCTCGCCCTTTGACCTCAGGCAACCGGTTCTGATTGGCCCTCAACTAAAGAAAGTTCCAGGTGGAGGATTTGACCACAACTTTTGTCTGTCATCACCTGGAGACCCATGGACTGAAAGAATTGCAGCTAGGTTAGGTTCACAGTTATTaaaaacacagccacatcctcaACACCTGTTTATCTCAAATTACCACCCTGTGATTACAGGGTTTACCATTCAGTCAGTGGTCGCATTTTAGAGGTTTCTACCACCCAACCAGGAGTCCAGTTCTATACAGCTAACTTCTTGGATGGCTCAATAATGGGTAAAGGTGGAGTTAAAtatgggaaacactgctctttCTGTTTGGAGACTCAGAATTGGCCTGATGCTGTCAACTGGGTATGTAATTAACTTATACTGTAAGTACACACAGTGATCTCTATTAAATGCAgctgtgtgttttaatgaaatttAAATTGATCAATATACAGTGCCAGGCACCCAAGTTGAGCAGACACCCTCTTTCAACCCTATgagccccccaccccaaatTGGTGTCTTTAGAAACATTTTAGAGAGGTGCGCAAACATCTGTTCTGATTGAGGACTGTGCATTTCTAAAGTTCACATCCTACAATCGCCTTTAGGACTGTTCATTTGACATAAGTTGGGCAGTTTTAATTGGTCGTGTCACCTCAGAAGCAGAGTCAGTAATAGTCCACTGTCCATATTCATTTGGTCCAGTCAAAACTAGTTGAACTAATTGTCATTTACCATTCCGAATATACTTGGCTGCAAAGGCCTggaacacacaaggatttttaaaatcttaaaagattatttatctgtgacagaccccacacataaagataaaaaatatcTACTAATTGTCAGTTACATTCCGAATGTACTTGGCtgctaaggcctggtacacacaaggatttttaaaatcttataaaattatttatctgtgacagacccaacacataaacattcaaaaatcaggcatttaacagttttggtcatattgtgtgtggtgggctccgataatctcaacacagaacaccccacacaaagattctgttccaccaccgaTATCGAAATTACGCGTGATCACTTGTGATGGGATGATGATACCTCAAGGAGTGTATTGACACACTACACAAACTGTGTCGGCACTGTATTGACACTGTGTTGGTCACACAATAGTGACTCTTACAGTAGTTCTAAAATCATTgcaagtaaacaaaatgaaaataagatggaaaaGCTTACATGCTGCAGACCCAACATCACCCtgtgaaataatatttaatcgtTAGTTTACTTTACTTAAAATATGATCTCATCATTGTATCATTTCATTTACTCGATTTGTTTGctgagtggcggcacggtggacgactggttagagcgtcagcctcacagttctgaggatcaaggttcaatccccggccccgcctgtgtggagtttgcatgttctccccgtgcctgcgtgggttttctccgggcactccggtttcctcccacatcccaaaaacatgcattcattggagactctaaattgcccagaggtgtgactgtgagtgcgaatggttggttgtttgtatgtgccctgcgattggttggcaaccagttcacggtgtaccccgcctcctgcccgatgatagctgggataggctccaccacgctcgcgaccctagtgaggtgaagcggctcagaaaatggatggatggatttttgctGAGTTGTTTTTGAGAAGTTTAAAATTTGCTTAAAACcttgtttgtgtaaatgctAAAATTAGTTGGTATGTAAAATATAGCAAATGTGTCTCATAAAATTCAGAATTAAAATTGCCTgcctaagaaaaaaaactctttcaCTGGGTACAGATGAAGATGGTGAGCATAAAAATTTAAGTGTGATCTGAGCTCCCTGAATCCCTCATTTTCAACAATGGTGAGTGGCTTTGATGATCATGTTGACCACAGCCTCATCCACTGCTTGCTTGTTAGGAactgcaagccaaaaggaaatattttgttaaa containing:
- the galm gene encoding aldose 1-epimerase isoform X1 translates to MLLNNMTQVICQLWGNSPSKVDLWTLQSSQVKVEVLTLGAIIRSVWTKGKDGEMEDVVLGYDDLQGYVSDKRYFGAVVGRVANRIAQGCFIADGKTYRLDINNGPNSLHGGLHGFNKAIWIATAVEGGVKMCLTSPDGDQGYPGEMQVSVTYTLQEETLTVEYQAQSSKTTPINLTNHSYFNLAGQAADNVYDHEVSITAHSFLPVDGTSIPTGEIKAVDGSPFDLRQPVLIGPQLKKVPGGGFDHNFCLSSPGDPWTERIAARVYHSVSGRILEVSTTQPGVQFYTANFLDGSIMGKGGVKYGKHCSFCLETQNWPDAVNWASFPDCLLHPGKEYRHLTRFTFTYAD
- the galm gene encoding aldose 1-epimerase isoform X2, with product MLLNNMTQVICQLWGNSPSKVDLWTLQSSQVKVEVLTLGAIIRSVWTKGKDGEMEDVVLGYDDLQGYVSDKRYFGAVVGRVANRIAQGCFIADGKTYRLDINNGPNSLHGGLHGFNKAIWIATAVEGGVKMCLTSPDGDQGYPGEMQVSVTYTLQEETLTVEYQAQSSKTTPINLTNHSYFNLAGQAADNVYDHEVSITAHSFLPVDGTSIPTGEIKAVDGSPFDLRQPVLIGPQLKKVPGGGFDHNFCLSSPGDPWTERIAARLHFLTAFSILARNTDT